From one Flavobacterium kingsejongi genomic stretch:
- a CDS encoding DUF2752 domain-containing protein, with protein sequence MALEYYMIPCMNKKLFGVDCMGCGIQRSFLLIIRGDFSAAFHMYPPIYTLLLFFGVLGLSFIDKSRSYHNLIIGSAVLNGIAMVMAYTYKMFFI encoded by the coding sequence ATGGCATTAGAATACTATATGATACCCTGCATGAACAAAAAACTCTTCGGAGTGGATTGTATGGGTTGTGGTATACAACGCTCCTTCCTATTAATTATCAGGGGCGATTTCTCGGCTGCTTTCCACATGTATCCCCCCATTTATACCCTTCTTCTATTTTTTGGTGTCCTCGGCCTCAGTTTTATAGATAAAAGCCGGAGTTACCATAACCTCATCATTGGATCTGCTGTACTTAATGGCATTGCAATGGTGATGGCTTACACGTATAAAATGTTCTTTATATAA
- a CDS encoding Smr/MutS family protein yields MFTKGDKVTVLDDAINGVVVKVTIEVITIETDDGFELDFKPKELIHMGNTADFANSIGRQNIHEIRKEKEEPKKRSFVKEKKSTRDEFVLEVDLHIEKLVPNKRGMSNYDILTLQTETAQRQIEFAIKNRMPKIVFIHGVGEGILKAELDFLFGRYDNIIFQDANYQKYGIGATEVIIKQNVK; encoded by the coding sequence ATGTTTACTAAAGGTGATAAAGTAACCGTTTTGGATGATGCTATAAATGGTGTTGTCGTTAAAGTAACCATAGAGGTGATCACTATAGAAACGGATGATGGTTTTGAATTGGACTTTAAGCCCAAAGAACTCATTCACATGGGGAACACTGCTGATTTTGCGAATAGTATAGGAAGGCAGAATATTCATGAGATCCGTAAAGAAAAAGAAGAGCCTAAAAAAAGAAGTTTTGTCAAAGAGAAAAAATCTACCCGCGATGAATTTGTACTGGAAGTAGACCTTCATATCGAAAAGCTGGTTCCAAACAAACGCGGAATGTCGAATTATGATATCCTAACGTTGCAAACGGAAACGGCGCAACGGCAGATTGAATTTGCGATCAAAAATCGAATGCCTAAGATTGTTTTTATCCATGGTGTGGGCGAAGGGATATTAAAAGCAGAACTGGATTTCCTTTTCGGGCGGTATGATAATATTATCTTTCAGGATGCCAATTACCAAAAATATGGTATTGGTGCCACAGAGGTAATCATAAAGCAAAATGTGAAATAG
- a CDS encoding DUF1697 domain-containing protein encodes MKSYIALLRGINVSGQKMIKMADLKVVLEANGFQNVATYIQSGNIIFDAPETLENELALRLSKVIADHYHFSVPVLLLDQDALLSIIANNPFLTATDVELKQLYVAFLSDTPLAAATAVLQSAAIAPDLFSIDGKTVYIRYLTSAGVSKLTNKRIENKLQCDSTMRNWKMTVTLSEMLSKRLLEAE; translated from the coding sequence ATGAAATCATACATCGCCTTGCTGCGCGGTATCAATGTAAGCGGGCAAAAAATGATTAAAATGGCCGACCTGAAAGTTGTGCTGGAAGCCAATGGATTTCAAAACGTGGCTACCTACATTCAAAGTGGTAATATTATTTTTGATGCTCCCGAAACTTTGGAAAACGAATTAGCGCTCCGATTGTCGAAAGTCATAGCAGACCACTATCATTTTTCTGTCCCGGTTCTACTGTTAGACCAGGATGCACTCCTATCAATTATAGCCAATAATCCTTTTTTGACAGCCACTGATGTGGAGTTAAAACAACTCTATGTTGCTTTTTTATCCGATACTCCCTTAGCGGCAGCCACTGCGGTATTACAATCTGCAGCTATAGCTCCTGATCTGTTTTCGATTGATGGGAAAACAGTGTACATCCGGTATCTTACCAGTGCCGGCGTATCAAAATTGACCAATAAACGGATCGAAAACAAACTGCAATGTGATAGTACGATGCGGAATTGGAAGATGACAGTTACATTATCAGAAATGTTATCAAAAAGGCTATTGGAAGCAGAATAG
- a CDS encoding OsmC family peroxiredoxin — MKRSATAVWNGSLKEGHGKISTESNVLNNTQYSYKTRFEHGHGTNPEELIGAAHAGCFTMQLTAYLVEEGCTVDSIETKCDIDFQDGSVVGSYLSIVAKVNAITTDRFQALVTKAEQTCPISRLLNTKITSNATLVLA; from the coding sequence ATGAAACGTAGTGCAACAGCAGTCTGGAATGGTTCATTGAAAGAAGGCCATGGAAAAATCAGTACAGAAAGTAACGTATTAAACAACACACAATATTCGTACAAGACCCGATTTGAACATGGTCATGGTACCAATCCGGAAGAACTTATCGGGGCTGCACATGCTGGATGTTTTACCATGCAGTTAACCGCCTATCTGGTAGAAGAAGGCTGTACCGTAGATTCTATAGAGACCAAATGTGACATCGATTTTCAGGATGGAAGTGTAGTAGGGTCTTATCTTTCGATCGTAGCAAAAGTAAATGCAATTACTACAGACAGGTTCCAGGCATTGGTTACAAAGGCTGAGCAAACCTGCCCGATATCGCGATTGCTTAATACTAAAATTACTTCCAATGCTACTCTAGTGTTGGCCTAA
- the rocD gene encoding ornithine--oxo-acid transaminase gives MSVLEKIGSEEAIALENKYGAHNYHPLPVVLSKGEGVYVWDVDGKKYYDFLSAYSAVNQGHCHPKIIGAMMEQAQQLTLTSRAFYNDKLGKYEEVVTKLFGFDKVLPMNTGAEAVETAIKICRKWAYEKKGIAEKAAQIIVCENNFHGRTTTIISFSNDENAKKNFGPFTAGFIPIAYDDLEALEKVLKENKNCAGFLVEPIQGEAGVYVPSEGYLKKAKALCEAHNVLFIADEVQTGIARTGKLLAVHHEEVQPDILILGKALSGGAYPVSAVLANDAIMNVILPGQHGSTFGGNPVAAAVAIAALAVVEEEHLAENAEKLGILFREKLNDYIKESNSRIATLVRGKGLLNAVLINDTEESDTAWNICLALRDNGLLAKPTHGNIIRFAPPLVMTEEQLLDCVRIIITTLKTFE, from the coding sequence ATGTCAGTTTTAGAAAAAATCGGTTCAGAAGAAGCCATTGCTTTGGAAAACAAATACGGAGCGCACAATTATCATCCGCTACCGGTGGTTTTAAGCAAAGGTGAAGGGGTATATGTGTGGGATGTAGATGGGAAAAAATATTATGATTTTCTTTCCGCTTATTCTGCTGTAAACCAAGGGCATTGCCATCCTAAGATTATAGGAGCTATGATGGAACAGGCGCAGCAACTTACTTTAACGTCCAGGGCGTTTTATAACGATAAACTGGGTAAATACGAGGAAGTCGTGACCAAATTATTTGGATTCGATAAAGTGCTTCCAATGAATACTGGTGCTGAAGCAGTTGAGACAGCCATTAAAATCTGTCGTAAATGGGCGTATGAAAAAAAGGGTATTGCCGAAAAAGCAGCACAGATCATCGTTTGTGAAAATAATTTCCACGGCAGGACTACTACTATAATCTCCTTTTCAAATGACGAGAATGCCAAGAAAAATTTCGGGCCATTTACAGCAGGATTTATTCCGATTGCTTATGATGACCTTGAAGCATTGGAAAAGGTACTAAAAGAAAATAAAAATTGTGCAGGATTCCTGGTTGAGCCTATTCAGGGTGAAGCTGGAGTTTATGTCCCATCGGAAGGATACCTGAAAAAAGCCAAAGCGCTTTGTGAAGCCCATAATGTGCTTTTCATTGCTGATGAAGTACAAACAGGGATTGCAAGAACAGGGAAATTATTAGCGGTACATCATGAAGAGGTACAGCCTGATATCCTTATTTTAGGAAAAGCATTATCCGGGGGGGCTTATCCAGTATCTGCTGTTTTGGCGAACGATGCGATAATGAATGTGATATTACCGGGGCAGCATGGTTCTACTTTTGGTGGGAATCCGGTTGCAGCAGCAGTGGCTATTGCAGCATTGGCAGTAGTAGAGGAAGAGCATTTGGCAGAAAATGCTGAAAAGCTCGGAATCCTGTTCCGTGAAAAACTAAATGATTATATTAAAGAAAGCAACAGTCGCATTGCTACTTTAGTTCGCGGTAAAGGTTTGCTGAATGCCGTTTTGATCAACGATACAGAGGAAAGCGATACCGCCTGGAATATCTGTCTGGCATTGCGTGATAATGGGCTGTTGGCGAAACCAACACATGGTAATATTATCCGTTTTGCACCGCCATTGGTGATGACAGAGGAGCAACTTTTGGATTGTGTCCGTATCATCATTACGACTTTGAAAACATTTGAATAG
- a CDS encoding DUF1003 domain-containing protein, with protein sequence MKNKKTFISDITGKEYPESQKISAAVIRNPILTLIQKDFPDFNNTMSISMTEMNLYREKYISDYLSKEVSELTSLESTVLDSLHSDESLVSKVEDEPGDFTFGQRIADKVATFGGSWTFIISFSVFILFWICANIIALADKGFDPYPFILLNLILSCLAALQAPVIMMSQNRQEEKDRDRAKKDYMINLKSELEIRMLHEKLDHLILHQQQELIEIQRVQIEMMNDILTSVKTKTH encoded by the coding sequence ATGAAGAACAAAAAGACATTCATCAGTGATATTACGGGTAAAGAATATCCTGAATCCCAGAAAATATCAGCTGCCGTAATCCGTAATCCTATCCTAACACTGATACAGAAAGATTTTCCGGATTTTAATAATACGATGAGTATTTCAATGACAGAGATGAATTTGTATCGGGAAAAATACATTTCCGATTATCTTTCGAAAGAGGTGAGTGAATTGACAAGCCTGGAATCTACCGTCCTGGATTCCTTACATTCCGATGAGTCTCTGGTTAGCAAGGTAGAAGATGAGCCGGGTGATTTTACCTTTGGGCAGCGTATTGCCGATAAGGTGGCTACATTTGGCGGAAGCTGGACATTTATCATTTCCTTTTCCGTATTCATATTATTTTGGATTTGTGCTAATATTATCGCCCTGGCAGACAAAGGCTTTGATCCTTATCCTTTTATCTTACTGAATCTAATACTATCCTGTCTCGCAGCTTTACAGGCTCCGGTTATTATGATGAGCCAGAACCGTCAGGAAGAAAAAGACCGTGACCGTGCTAAAAAAGATTATATGATCAATTTAAAATCAGAGCTGGAAATCCGGATGCTGCATGAAAAGCTGGATCACCTGATTTTGCACCAGCAACAGGAACTGATCGAGATACAACGCGTTCAGATCGAGATGATGAATGATATATTGACCAGTGTCAAGACTAAAACGCATTAA
- a CDS encoding glycoside hydrolase family 97 protein, whose protein sequence is MKKILFFLVLTATQIIHSQVLVSPSKSVQATFRLTASGQPVYAVSYKDKAIITKSALGFELKDLPALQDNFEVVSTATRSFSENWKPVLGEVASIKNEYNELKVFLRHKSDNKLLNIVFRAFDEGIAFRYEFPKQDNLNFFVVKNELTAFNLTGDHKTFWIPGDYDSNEYVYLETPISGIDVAKVDTDNGIGAPGRLEKYRVQTPLMMKSKEGIYINIFEAAAINYPVLHLDTDVKNNSFKANLAPNAIGDKAYLQTGFVSPWRTIMVSNDARDIVASKMILNLNEPSKLEDTSWIRPMKYVGIWWEMHVNRGTWNYADKYETDVNKLIPNGKHSATTANTKHYIDFAAKNGFDGVLIEGWNTGWEEWTGNWKEEVFDFTTAYPDFDVKALESYAKSKNVKLIMHHETAGSVANYERRLDRAFTFMKDNGYDAVKTGYVGKIIPRGEWHDGQTMVNHFNYVPQRAAEYKIMVNSHESVRPTGVSRTWPNYIAAEAARGNEFNGWSVGNPPAHETILPFTRLLGGPMDYTPGIFEIKMSYYDPKKTEQVHTTLAKQLALYVTIYSPLQMAADLPENYERYADAFQFIKDVALDWDDTKVLEAEPGDYITIARKAKGKEQWFLGAITDEQARETTLKLDFLTPGKKYQAIVYEDGPAADWEKNPISYKIRKLTVTSKSKLNLKLAAGGGAAVSFFPL, encoded by the coding sequence ATGAAAAAGATTTTATTTTTTTTAGTCCTCACAGCTACCCAGATTATCCATTCTCAAGTGTTGGTATCCCCTTCCAAATCCGTACAGGCTACTTTTCGCCTCACTGCTTCCGGGCAACCGGTTTATGCCGTTTCGTATAAGGATAAGGCGATTATTACCAAAAGTGCCTTAGGATTTGAATTGAAAGACCTTCCCGCTTTACAGGATAATTTTGAAGTGGTGTCTACCGCTACCCGTTCGTTTTCTGAAAACTGGAAACCGGTACTCGGAGAAGTCGCTTCGATCAAAAACGAATACAATGAATTAAAAGTTTTCCTGCGGCATAAATCGGATAACAAGCTACTGAATATTGTTTTTAGGGCTTTTGACGAGGGAATTGCTTTCCGTTATGAATTTCCAAAACAGGACAACCTGAATTTCTTCGTTGTTAAAAATGAACTTACGGCCTTCAACCTGACCGGAGATCATAAGACGTTTTGGATTCCGGGGGATTATGACAGTAATGAATATGTATACCTCGAAACTCCTATTTCCGGGATTGATGTTGCCAAAGTAGATACGGATAACGGTATCGGAGCACCGGGAAGGCTTGAAAAATACAGGGTTCAGACGCCTTTGATGATGAAGTCGAAAGAGGGGATTTACATTAATATATTTGAAGCGGCTGCCATTAACTACCCGGTGCTGCACCTGGATACTGATGTGAAAAACAACAGCTTCAAGGCCAATCTGGCACCGAATGCTATTGGGGACAAAGCCTACCTGCAAACCGGATTTGTATCACCCTGGCGTACCATCATGGTGAGCAATGATGCCCGTGATATTGTGGCTTCTAAAATGATACTGAACCTGAATGAGCCTTCAAAATTAGAAGATACCTCCTGGATCAGACCGATGAAATATGTAGGGATCTGGTGGGAAATGCACGTGAATCGCGGCACCTGGAATTATGCCGATAAATATGAAACTGATGTAAATAAACTGATCCCCAATGGCAAACATTCTGCGACAACTGCCAATACCAAACACTATATTGATTTTGCTGCTAAAAACGGTTTTGATGGGGTCTTGATTGAAGGCTGGAATACCGGCTGGGAAGAATGGACCGGAAACTGGAAAGAAGAAGTATTTGATTTTACAACAGCCTATCCTGATTTTGATGTTAAAGCTTTAGAATCCTATGCAAAATCTAAAAATGTAAAACTGATCATGCACCATGAAACAGCAGGTTCGGTCGCAAATTATGAGCGTCGCCTGGACCGGGCTTTTACCTTTATGAAAGACAATGGTTACGATGCTGTAAAAACAGGATATGTAGGTAAAATCATCCCGAGAGGGGAATGGCATGACGGGCAAACGATGGTAAATCACTTCAATTATGTACCACAACGTGCTGCCGAGTATAAAATCATGGTGAATTCACATGAATCGGTACGCCCAACAGGTGTTTCGCGTACGTGGCCGAATTATATCGCAGCCGAGGCTGCCCGTGGAAATGAATTTAATGGCTGGAGCGTGGGAAATCCACCAGCACATGAAACAATACTGCCCTTTACCAGGCTTTTGGGCGGCCCTATGGATTATACTCCTGGGATCTTTGAGATCAAAATGAGTTATTATGATCCGAAGAAAACAGAACAGGTACATACAACACTGGCAAAACAACTGGCATTGTATGTTACGATTTACAGTCCGTTGCAAATGGCGGCAGATCTTCCGGAGAACTATGAACGTTATGCAGATGCTTTTCAATTTATCAAAGATGTGGCATTAGACTGGGATGATACAAAAGTACTGGAAGCAGAACCGGGAGATTACATCACTATTGCACGAAAAGCAAAAGGAAAAGAGCAATGGTTCCTGGGGGCTATTACCGATGAGCAGGCACGCGAAACGACCCTAAAATTAGACTTCCTGACTCCTGGGAAAAAATACCAGGCGATCGTATATGAAGATGGCCCTGCAGCTGATTGGGAGAAAAATCCGATATCATACAAAATTCGTAAACTGACAGTAACTTCAAAAAGCAAACTGAACCTGAAACTGGCCGCTGGTGGTGGAGCTGCGGTAAGTTTCTTTCCCTTATAA
- a CDS encoding CCC motif membrane protein codes for MDKQKLPNSTAVLILGILSIPTCCCYGVLGLALGIIALVLAKKDTKLYMENPEQYDGFKNISTGKILAIIGIVLSAIYLIVTIYFYVAIGQEGMMEMQQNWIEKMQQNQ; via the coding sequence ATGGACAAACAAAAATTACCCAACAGTACTGCGGTATTAATTTTAGGAATACTATCAATCCCTACCTGCTGCTGCTATGGAGTCTTAGGATTGGCACTGGGTATAATTGCCCTTGTACTTGCCAAAAAAGACACGAAGCTATACATGGAAAACCCGGAACAATATGATGGTTTCAAAAATATCAGCACTGGAAAGATATTAGCAATTATCGGTATTGTACTTAGTGCTATTTACCTGATAGTGACTATTTACTTCTATGTAGCAATCGGTCAGGAAGGCATGATGGAAATGCAACAGAACTGGATTGAAAAAATGCAGCAAAACCAATAA